One window of the Actinomyces procaprae genome contains the following:
- the purH gene encoding bifunctional phosphoribosylaminoimidazolecarboxamide formyltransferase/IMP cyclohydrolase: protein MPIRRALVSVYDKTGLTELAAALAANGVEIVSTGSTAATIAGAGLPVTAVEDVTGFPECLDGRVKTLHPRIHAGILADRRKPEHLAQLEELDVAAIDLVVVNLYPFTQTVASGADFDACVEQIDIGGPAMVRAAAKNHPSVAVVVDPARYGDVAAAAASGGFDQVQRRALAAAAYAHTAAYDAAVASWFAQQLEEQADDAVAPALPAYVGEGYSRLKPLRYGENPHQRAAVYTTVGATPGTGVAGAEQLSGKAMSYNNYTDTDAAVRAAYDHGEDVCVAIIKHANPCGVAVSAAGDVAEAHRKAHACDPVSAYGGVIATNATVTAAMARQVKPIFTEVIAAPAYDEEALEILTTKKNLRILVVAPPARGGWEVKQISGGAVIQERDAVDAPGDDPAGWRLVAGEAADPATIADLDFAWRTVRAVRSNAILLARDGATVGVGMGQVNRVDSCKLAVERANTLGARTTGDAAAGAQGDAGAGAAAPERARGSVVASDAFFPFADGLQVLIDAGVRAVVQPGGSIRDEEVIAAAKEAGLTMYLTGTRHFAH, encoded by the coding sequence ATCCCCATCCGCCGCGCCCTGGTCTCGGTCTACGACAAGACCGGCCTGACCGAGCTGGCAGCCGCCCTGGCCGCCAACGGTGTAGAGATCGTCTCCACCGGCTCCACCGCCGCCACCATCGCGGGCGCGGGCCTGCCGGTAACCGCGGTCGAGGACGTCACCGGCTTCCCCGAGTGCCTGGACGGGCGGGTCAAGACCCTCCACCCCCGTATCCACGCCGGCATCCTCGCCGATCGGCGCAAGCCCGAGCACCTGGCTCAGCTGGAGGAGCTCGACGTGGCCGCCATAGACCTGGTGGTGGTCAACCTCTACCCCTTCACCCAGACGGTCGCCTCCGGCGCGGACTTCGACGCCTGCGTGGAGCAGATCGACATCGGCGGCCCCGCCATGGTGCGTGCCGCGGCGAAGAACCACCCGTCGGTAGCGGTAGTGGTCGATCCGGCCCGTTACGGGGATGTCGCCGCGGCGGCGGCCTCCGGAGGCTTCGACCAGGTCCAGCGGCGCGCCCTGGCGGCCGCCGCCTACGCCCACACCGCCGCCTATGACGCCGCCGTCGCCTCCTGGTTCGCCCAGCAGCTGGAGGAGCAGGCCGACGACGCCGTAGCTCCGGCGCTGCCCGCCTACGTCGGGGAGGGATACTCCCGGTTGAAGCCGCTGCGCTACGGGGAGAACCCCCATCAGCGCGCCGCCGTCTACACCACTGTCGGCGCGACCCCGGGGACGGGCGTCGCCGGGGCCGAACAGCTGTCCGGCAAGGCCATGAGCTACAACAACTACACGGACACCGACGCCGCTGTCCGCGCCGCCTACGACCACGGTGAGGACGTCTGCGTGGCGATCATCAAGCACGCCAACCCCTGCGGCGTGGCCGTGTCCGCCGCGGGCGACGTCGCCGAGGCTCACCGCAAGGCCCACGCCTGCGACCCGGTGTCCGCCTACGGCGGCGTGATCGCCACCAATGCCACCGTCACCGCCGCCATGGCCCGCCAGGTAAAGCCGATCTTCACCGAGGTGATCGCCGCCCCCGCCTATGACGAGGAGGCCCTGGAGATCCTGACCACCAAGAAGAACCTGCGCATCCTCGTGGTCGCCCCGCCCGCGCGCGGCGGCTGGGAGGTCAAGCAGATTTCCGGCGGCGCGGTGATCCAGGAGCGCGACGCCGTCGACGCCCCCGGGGACGACCCCGCCGGGTGGCGGCTCGTCGCCGGCGAGGCCGCTGACCCGGCCACTATCGCGGACCTGGACTTCGCCTGGCGCACCGTCCGCGCCGTGCGCTCCAACGCGATCCTGCTGGCCCGGGACGGTGCCACCGTCGGGGTGGGCATGGGGCAGGTAAACCGGGTGGACTCCTGCAAGCTGGCCGTTGAGCGTGCCAACACTCTCGGTGCCCGCACCACCGGGGATGCCGCCGCCGGCGCCCAAGGCGATGCGGGGGCCGGGGCCGCCGCACCTGAGCGTGCCCGCGGTTCCGTGGTGGCCTCGGACGCCTTCTTCCCCTTCGCCGACGGCCTCCAGGTCCTTATCGACGCCGGAGTGCGCGCCGTCGTCCAGCCGGGAGGCTCCATCCGCGATGAGGAGGTAATCGCCGCGGCGAAGGAGGCCGGGCTGACCATGTACCTGACCGGCACCCGTCACTTCGCTCACTGA
- a CDS encoding dicarboxylate/amino acid:cation symporter, producing MSNPSPRPERSTGQASPGPVRSFLARGGILVWVLAAIILALVLGSIRVGGTHLVPVPVGRIFATFSDLFSQFLSFSIPLIIIGLVTPAIADLGRGAGRWLAITAAIAYSSTLFAGFVTYLVCAATLPRVLGGTTLTDVDEPGSALDTYFSVEMPAAVSVMTALLLSFVVGIGLSMVPRGVLRKGFIEFRAIITALIERIIIPLLPLHIFGIFLNLTYTGEAWAIMRTLLRVVVVVLLLEVLILGVQYLVAGAVGRRNPIKALVTMLPAYLTALGTSSSAATIPVTLRQARKNGVADAVASFTVPLCATIHLAGSTSKIFAFAFAIALTQGITVSAAQWVGFIFMLGITMVAAPGVPGGAIMAATGLLSSMLGFNDAQVALMIATYIALDAFGTATNVTGDGAIAIVVDRLAHGRIGPEGDPENTRELAFDGMKYLDRVSVEGVVSAEELKASAVAAGPNAVSR from the coding sequence ATGAGCAACCCATCCCCGCGTCCCGAACGTTCCACCGGGCAGGCATCCCCGGGGCCCGTACGCAGCTTCCTGGCCCGCGGCGGCATCCTGGTATGGGTGCTCGCGGCAATCATCCTCGCCCTGGTGCTCGGCTCCATCCGGGTCGGCGGCACCCACCTGGTTCCCGTTCCGGTAGGCAGGATCTTCGCGACCTTCTCCGACCTGTTCAGCCAGTTCCTGTCGTTCTCCATCCCGCTGATCATCATCGGCCTGGTCACCCCCGCCATTGCCGACCTGGGCCGCGGCGCCGGCCGCTGGCTCGCCATCACCGCCGCCATCGCCTACAGCTCCACCCTGTTCGCAGGCTTCGTCACCTACCTGGTGTGCGCGGCCACGCTGCCCCGCGTGCTGGGCGGTACCACGCTGACCGACGTCGATGAGCCCGGCAGCGCCCTGGACACCTATTTCAGCGTGGAGATGCCGGCCGCCGTCAGCGTGATGACGGCACTGCTGCTCAGCTTCGTGGTCGGCATCGGTCTGTCCATGGTGCCGCGAGGGGTGCTGCGCAAGGGCTTCATCGAGTTCCGCGCCATCATCACCGCCCTGATCGAACGGATCATCATTCCGCTGCTGCCCCTGCACATCTTCGGCATCTTCCTCAACCTCACCTACACCGGTGAGGCCTGGGCGATCATGCGCACCCTGCTGCGCGTGGTCGTGGTCGTGCTGCTGCTGGAGGTGCTGATCCTCGGCGTCCAGTACCTGGTTGCCGGGGCCGTTGGGCGCCGGAACCCCATCAAGGCGCTGGTCACCATGCTGCCCGCATACCTGACGGCGCTGGGCACCTCCTCCTCGGCGGCCACCATCCCGGTGACGCTGCGGCAGGCGCGCAAGAACGGTGTGGCCGACGCCGTCGCCTCCTTCACCGTGCCGCTGTGCGCCACCATCCACCTGGCCGGCTCCACCTCGAAGATCTTCGCCTTCGCATTCGCCATCGCCCTCACGCAGGGCATCACCGTGTCCGCCGCCCAGTGGGTCGGCTTCATCTTCATGCTCGGTATCACCATGGTGGCCGCCCCGGGCGTGCCCGGCGGCGCCATCATGGCGGCGACCGGCCTGCTGTCCAGCATGCTCGGCTTCAACGACGCGCAGGTGGCGCTCATGATCGCCACCTACATCGCCCTGGACGCCTTCGGCACCGCCACCAATGTCACCGGCGACGGCGCCATCGCCATCGTCGTCGACCGGCTCGCCCACGGCCGCATCGGCCCGGAGGGGGACCCGGAGAACACTCGTGAGCTCGCCTTCGATGGCATGAAGTACCTGGACCGGGTCAGCGTCGAGGGGGTCGTCAGCGCCGAGGAGCTGAAGGCCTCCGCCGTGGCGGCCGGCCCCAACGCCGTCAGCCGCTGA
- a CDS encoding malate dehydrogenase translates to MANAPVNITVTGAAGNIGYALLFRIASGALLGPDQRVNLRLLEIPQAVKAAEGTAMELFDSAFSTLGSVDIFDDPKQAFEGANIAFLVGSMPRKAGMERSDLLSANGGIFGPQGEALGAGAADDIKVLVVGNPANTNALIAASHAGDIPASRFTAMTRLDHNRALAQLAAKAGCHVSDIDKVTIWGNHSTTQYPDLTQATIKGEPVTDILADREWVEDDFIPTVAKRGAAIIEARGASSAASAASAAIDHVRDWCLGTTSAWTSAAIMSDGSYGVPEGVISSFPCTAENGEWKIVQGLEIDDFSRAKIDASAAELVDEKNAVAGMGLI, encoded by the coding sequence ATGGCCAACGCCCCCGTCAACATCACCGTCACCGGCGCCGCCGGCAACATCGGCTACGCGCTGCTCTTCCGCATCGCCTCCGGCGCCCTGCTCGGCCCCGACCAGCGCGTCAACCTGCGCCTGCTCGAGATCCCGCAGGCCGTCAAGGCCGCCGAGGGCACCGCCATGGAGCTGTTCGACTCGGCCTTCTCCACGCTCGGCTCCGTCGACATCTTCGACGACCCCAAGCAGGCCTTCGAGGGCGCCAACATCGCCTTCCTGGTGGGCTCCATGCCCCGCAAGGCCGGCATGGAGCGCTCCGACCTGCTCTCCGCCAACGGCGGCATCTTCGGCCCCCAGGGTGAGGCGCTCGGCGCCGGCGCCGCCGACGACATCAAGGTCCTCGTGGTCGGCAACCCCGCCAACACCAACGCGCTCATCGCCGCCTCCCACGCCGGTGACATCCCGGCCTCCCGCTTCACCGCCATGACCCGCCTGGACCACAACCGGGCCCTGGCCCAGCTCGCCGCCAAGGCCGGCTGCCACGTCTCCGACATCGACAAGGTCACCATCTGGGGCAACCACTCCACCACCCAGTACCCCGACCTGACCCAGGCGACGATCAAGGGCGAGCCGGTCACCGACATCCTGGCCGACCGCGAGTGGGTGGAGGACGACTTCATCCCCACCGTCGCCAAGCGCGGCGCCGCCATCATCGAGGCCCGCGGCGCCTCCTCCGCGGCCTCCGCCGCCTCCGCCGCCATCGACCACGTGCGCGACTGGTGCCTGGGCACCACCTCGGCGTGGACCTCCGCGGCGATCATGTCCGACGGCTCCTACGGCGTACCCGAGGGCGTCATCTCCTCCTTCCCCTGCACCGCCGAGAACGGCGAGTGGAAGATCGTCCAGGGCCTGGAGATCGACGACTTCTCCCGCGCCAAGATCGACGCCTCCGCCGCAGAGCTGGTCGATGAGAAGAACGCCGTCGCCGGCATGGGCCTGATCTGA
- a CDS encoding GntR family transcriptional regulator has protein sequence MFSQICAAVSADIAAGRLPAGTRLPPTRALAAQLDIAVNTVAKAYRELEVGGYIEGRGRRGTFVRDQSGAAGEREVIRFVTTMHSLGTSLEDTLDLVRRAWP, from the coding sequence GTGTTTTCGCAGATCTGCGCCGCGGTGAGCGCCGACATCGCCGCAGGTCGACTTCCTGCGGGAACTCGGCTGCCTCCCACGCGCGCGCTAGCCGCCCAGCTTGACATTGCCGTCAACACGGTGGCGAAGGCATACCGTGAGCTCGAGGTGGGCGGCTACATCGAGGGCCGCGGGCGGCGCGGCACCTTCGTGCGCGACCAGTCCGGGGCAGCCGGCGAGCGCGAGGTGATACGTTTCGTCACCACCATGCACTCCCTGGGAACCTCCTTGGAGGACACCCTCGACCTGGTTCGCCGCGCCTGGCCCTGA
- a CDS encoding tetratricopeptide repeat protein: MSMFGAVDLSSLAPRQGAASAAPADATPAPGGEAASLVVDVDAANLRDVVEGSTRVPVVVVLHTPRSQASTELAALLERLAAEYGGRFQLARVDVDAAPEVAQALQATAVPTVVALIAGQPVPMFQGGVPEEQLRAVLDQLLEVAARNGVDGRIAVDASAQPEPAEPEETEVEREAREAIERGDWAAAEAVYDHAIANSPADDDLKAARNQVRMLARMDGEDPAALLAAADAPGADLDAQLAGADAALALGDVNACLGRALEAVRAHTGEERERARVRVLELFEVIGATAPEVARARRQLATILY; this comes from the coding sequence ATGAGCATGTTCGGTGCCGTTGACCTGTCCTCCCTCGCCCCTAGGCAGGGGGCCGCATCCGCCGCGCCGGCCGACGCGACCCCGGCCCCGGGGGGTGAGGCGGCCAGCCTTGTGGTCGATGTCGATGCGGCGAACCTCCGCGACGTCGTTGAGGGCTCCACGCGGGTGCCGGTTGTGGTGGTGCTGCACACGCCCCGATCCCAGGCCTCCACGGAGCTGGCCGCCTTGCTGGAGCGGCTGGCGGCCGAGTATGGGGGCCGCTTCCAGCTGGCTCGCGTTGACGTGGATGCCGCCCCCGAGGTGGCACAGGCACTGCAGGCCACGGCGGTTCCCACGGTTGTGGCGCTGATCGCCGGGCAGCCGGTGCCCATGTTCCAGGGAGGTGTGCCCGAGGAGCAGTTGCGTGCCGTCCTCGACCAGTTGCTGGAGGTCGCTGCCCGCAACGGCGTGGACGGCCGTATCGCCGTCGACGCCTCGGCGCAGCCGGAGCCTGCCGAGCCGGAGGAGACCGAGGTTGAGCGTGAGGCGCGTGAGGCCATTGAGCGCGGCGACTGGGCGGCGGCCGAGGCCGTCTACGACCATGCGATCGCCAATTCGCCTGCGGACGACGACCTGAAGGCCGCCCGCAATCAGGTCCGAATGCTTGCCCGCATGGATGGCGAGGACCCCGCCGCGCTGTTGGCGGCGGCCGACGCTCCCGGAGCGGACCTGGACGCCCAACTCGCAGGTGCGGACGCGGCGCTCGCCCTGGGGGACGTGAACGCCTGCCTGGGACGTGCCCTGGAGGCCGTGCGTGCACACACCGGCGAGGAGCGCGAGCGCGCCCGGGTGCGGGTGCTGGAGCTGTTCGAGGTCATCGGCGCCACCGCCCCCGAGGTGGCTCGGGCCCGCCGCCAGCTGGCCACCATCCTGTACTGA
- a CDS encoding glycyl radical protein — translation MTTIAQSTPTALGGPHFGGLTERMAAWREEILDTEPSVCVERAVITTQTYRDNADQPLDMVRALMLKNVLERMTIYIEPASRLAGNQASANRAAPIMPEYAVDWVIDELDEFAKRPGDRFTISEEAKQTLREIAPFWRGRTLKEHALALMPADAKRFYDLGIIHPEGNITSGDAHIAVNYRRLLADGLATYRRRAQEALDALDLTDPAQLEQAPFYRSLIVVFDAVIAFAHRYADLAEQLAAAETAPERQAELREMARVLRVVPEHPANTFHEAVQSIWLVHVALQIESNGHSLSYGRLDQYLWPFLREDLEAGRETDASATELLTNLWLKTFTVNKIRSWSHTRFSAGSPLYQNVTIGGQHPDGSDAVNHLSYLIIASVAQAHLPQPNLTVHYHHGLSDNFMNEAIELMRLGTGMPAFNSDEVIIPSLIERGVVPEDAHDYSAIGCVEVAVPGRWGYRCTGMSFLNFPKALLVALNDGVDPASGTRLAPTCGHLRDMTSFEQVMSAWDSTIREFQRNCIVLDAACDLALEHQVPDLLCSGLVDDCIGRGKTLKEGGAVYDFVSGLQVGIANLGDSLAAIKKVVFEDHAITGAQLWEALQSDFAGEGERIRKLLVAAPKYGNDDDYVDDLLVRALRHRHR, via the coding sequence ATGACAACCATTGCCCAATCCACGCCCACAGCCCTCGGCGGCCCCCACTTCGGCGGTCTCACCGAACGCATGGCCGCCTGGCGCGAGGAGATTCTGGACACCGAGCCCAGTGTCTGCGTTGAACGCGCGGTCATCACCACGCAGACCTACCGGGACAACGCCGACCAGCCGCTGGACATGGTCCGGGCCCTCATGCTCAAGAACGTGCTCGAACGGATGACCATCTACATCGAGCCCGCCTCCCGGCTCGCCGGCAACCAGGCGAGCGCCAACCGGGCCGCCCCCATCATGCCCGAATACGCCGTGGACTGGGTGATCGACGAGCTCGACGAGTTCGCCAAGCGCCCCGGGGACCGCTTCACCATCTCCGAGGAGGCGAAGCAGACGCTGCGGGAGATCGCCCCATTCTGGCGGGGCCGCACCCTCAAGGAACACGCCCTGGCCCTCATGCCCGCGGACGCCAAGCGCTTCTACGACCTGGGCATCATCCACCCCGAGGGCAACATCACCTCCGGGGACGCCCACATCGCCGTCAACTACCGGCGCCTGCTGGCAGACGGCCTGGCCACCTACCGGCGGCGCGCCCAGGAGGCGCTCGACGCCCTGGACCTGACCGACCCCGCACAGCTCGAGCAGGCCCCCTTCTACCGCAGCCTCATCGTCGTCTTCGACGCCGTCATCGCCTTCGCCCACCGCTACGCAGACCTCGCTGAGCAGCTCGCCGCCGCCGAGACCGCCCCGGAGCGTCAGGCCGAGTTGCGGGAGATGGCCCGCGTGCTGCGGGTTGTTCCCGAGCACCCGGCCAACACCTTCCACGAGGCCGTGCAGTCGATCTGGCTGGTGCACGTGGCCCTGCAGATCGAGTCCAATGGTCACTCGCTGTCCTACGGGCGCCTGGACCAGTACCTGTGGCCCTTCCTGCGTGAGGACCTCGAGGCCGGCCGTGAGACCGACGCCTCCGCCACGGAACTGCTGACCAACCTGTGGCTGAAGACCTTCACCGTCAACAAGATCCGCTCCTGGAGCCACACCCGGTTCTCCGCCGGCAGCCCCCTGTACCAGAACGTCACCATCGGCGGCCAGCACCCTGATGGCTCGGACGCCGTCAACCACCTGTCCTACCTCATCATCGCCTCCGTGGCGCAGGCCCACCTGCCCCAGCCGAACCTGACCGTTCACTACCACCACGGCCTGAGCGACAACTTCATGAACGAGGCCATTGAGCTCATGCGGCTGGGTACCGGCATGCCGGCCTTCAACAGCGACGAAGTCATCATCCCCTCGCTGATTGAGCGCGGGGTGGTCCCCGAGGACGCCCACGACTACTCGGCGATCGGCTGTGTCGAGGTCGCCGTCCCGGGCCGCTGGGGATACCGCTGCACCGGCATGAGCTTCCTCAACTTCCCCAAGGCGCTCCTGGTTGCGCTCAACGACGGCGTCGACCCCGCCTCTGGAACCCGACTGGCTCCGACTTGCGGGCACCTGCGGGACATGACCTCCTTCGAGCAGGTCATGTCCGCGTGGGACTCCACCATCCGCGAGTTCCAGCGCAACTGCATCGTGCTGGACGCCGCCTGCGACCTCGCCCTGGAGCACCAGGTCCCCGACCTGCTGTGCTCCGGACTGGTGGATGACTGCATCGGCCGCGGCAAGACCCTCAAGGAGGGCGGCGCCGTCTACGACTTCGTTTCCGGCCTCCAGGTCGGCATCGCCAACCTCGGTGACTCCCTGGCCGCCATCAAGAAGGTCGTCTTCGAGGACCACGCCATCACCGGCGCCCAGCTGTGGGAGGCCCTCCAGTCCGACTTCGCCGGCGAGGGCGAGCGGATCCGCAAGCTCCTGGTCGCCGCCCCCAAGTACGGCAACGACGACGACTACGTGGACGATCTACTCGTGCGCGCCCTACGCCACCGACATCGATGA
- a CDS encoding glycine radical domain-containing protein, which yields MPQGASTAATPDGRHAGQPLAEGCSPSHGADVNGPTAVFKSVSKLETDRITGGVLLNQKVNPQILAKPEDRAKLIAMLRAFFNRLHGFHVQYNVVDRAVLLDAQAHPEQHRDLIVRVAGYSAFFVVLSKQTQDDIIARTEQTL from the coding sequence GTGCCGCAAGGCGCCTCCACGGCGGCCACCCCCGACGGTCGTCACGCCGGCCAGCCGCTCGCGGAGGGCTGCTCGCCGAGCCACGGCGCCGACGTCAACGGTCCGACCGCCGTGTTCAAGTCGGTCTCCAAGCTGGAGACCGACCGGATTACCGGCGGCGTGCTACTCAATCAAAAGGTCAACCCGCAGATCCTGGCCAAGCCCGAGGATCGGGCAAAGCTCATCGCCATGCTGCGCGCCTTCTTCAACCGACTCCACGGCTTCCACGTCCAGTACAACGTGGTTGACCGCGCCGTCCTCCTGGACGCCCAGGCGCACCCCGAGCAGCACCGCGATCTGATCGTCCGCGTTGCCGGCTACAGCGCCTTCTTCGTGGTGCTGTCCAAGCAGACCCAGGACGACATCATCGCCCGTACCGAGCAGACCCTCTGA
- a CDS encoding fructose-6-phosphate aldolase: MQFLIDDARLDRVEHALNTFPLIGVTTNPSILKAGGLTDFERDLRTIRELVGDRDLHVQVVARDTEGMLREADAIRELVGESTLIKIPTTAAGLPAMLRLKAQGARVTATAIYSTAQGLLATAAGADYLAPYVNRMSNADVDPYAVIRALRQDIDREGVSTRILAASFKNVKQVTDAAAAGAHTATIGADVLDNMLGLPQVGLAVDAFAAEFQAAFSAPGIA, from the coding sequence ATGCAGTTTCTCATCGACGACGCTCGTCTGGACCGGGTGGAGCACGCCCTGAACACCTTCCCCCTCATCGGGGTCACCACGAACCCGTCTATTCTCAAGGCCGGTGGCCTGACGGACTTCGAACGCGATCTGCGCACCATCCGGGAGCTGGTCGGGGACCGGGACCTTCACGTGCAAGTGGTCGCCCGAGACACCGAGGGCATGCTGCGGGAGGCCGACGCCATCCGCGAGCTAGTCGGGGAGTCGACCCTCATCAAGATCCCGACGACGGCGGCCGGGCTTCCGGCCATGCTGCGGCTCAAGGCCCAGGGGGCTCGCGTGACCGCGACGGCCATCTACTCCACGGCGCAGGGGTTGCTGGCGACGGCGGCCGGGGCGGACTACCTCGCCCCGTACGTCAACCGTATGTCCAATGCGGACGTGGACCCGTATGCGGTGATCCGCGCACTGCGCCAGGATATCGACCGTGAGGGGGTGTCGACCCGGATCCTGGCGGCCAGCTTCAAGAACGTCAAGCAAGTCACTGATGCGGCTGCTGCCGGGGCTCACACGGCGACTATTGGTGCCGACGTGCTGGACAACATGCTGGGGCTGCCGCAGGTGGGGTTGGCGGTGGACGCGTTCGCTGCTGAATTTCAGGCGGCCTTCTCCGCCCCGGGTATCGCCTGA
- a CDS encoding glycogen/starch/alpha-glucan phosphorylase, which translates to MSKILPSSVSSQVRAVSGRPAEASTPMEVWQGLSATVVDAIADDWYATEQKYRAGRMEHYFSAEFLEGRALLNNLTNLGLVEEASQAVNAFGQNLTDVLEQEPDAALGNGGLGRLAACFLDSCATLDLPVAGYGILYRYGLFKQLFEDGFQTEHPDPWMEEGYPFVVRREEAQRIVRYNDLTVRAVPYDMPITGYGTKNVVTLRLWRAEPMEEFDYDAFNSQRFTDAIVERERTADISRVLYPNDTTYEGKVLRVRQQYFFCSASLQEIVGNYVTHHGEDLSRFAEFNSVQLNDTHPVLAIPELMRLLMDEHHLGWDEAWSVVTKTFAYTNHTVLAEALETWEMSIFERLFPRITEIVHEIDRRFREDMAERGLDQARIDYMAPLAGDKVRMAWIACYASYSINGVAALHTEIIKRDTLKEWHDVWPERFNNKTNGVTPRRWLRQCNPRLSALLDEVTGSDAWVKDLSLLAEYTDTVDDALLDRLAEIKHANKVDFAAWVAEREGIEIDPDAIFDVQIKRLHEYKRQLLNAIYILDLYFRMKEDPSLQVPPRVFIFGAKAAPGYIRAKAIIKLTNAIAELVNNDPVVSKTLKVVFIHNYNVSPAEHIIPAADVSEQISMAGKEASGTSNMKFMMNGALTLGTLDGANVEILDAVGDENAYIFGATEDELPALRATYDPHATYESVPGLKRVLDAFTDGTLDDNGSGWFADLRRSLLEGGDADVYYVLGDFAAYREAKDAMAADYADLSAWQRKAWVNITRSGRFSSDRTISDYAKVWGIEPQPVA; encoded by the coding sequence ATGTCGAAGATTCTCCCCAGCAGCGTGTCCTCCCAGGTGCGCGCAGTCTCGGGCCGTCCGGCCGAGGCCTCCACCCCCATGGAGGTCTGGCAGGGGCTGTCCGCCACCGTCGTCGACGCCATCGCGGACGACTGGTACGCCACCGAGCAGAAGTACCGTGCCGGCAGGATGGAACACTACTTCTCCGCCGAGTTCCTTGAGGGACGCGCCCTGCTGAACAACCTGACCAATCTGGGCCTGGTAGAGGAGGCCTCCCAGGCCGTCAACGCATTCGGGCAGAACCTCACCGATGTGCTCGAGCAGGAGCCCGACGCCGCCCTGGGCAACGGCGGGCTTGGCCGCCTGGCCGCCTGCTTCCTCGACTCCTGCGCCACCCTGGACCTGCCCGTGGCCGGCTACGGCATCCTGTACCGCTACGGCCTGTTCAAGCAGCTGTTCGAGGACGGTTTCCAGACCGAGCACCCCGACCCGTGGATGGAGGAGGGCTACCCCTTCGTGGTGCGCCGAGAGGAGGCGCAGCGCATCGTCCGCTACAACGACCTGACCGTGCGCGCCGTCCCCTACGACATGCCGATCACCGGCTACGGCACTAAGAACGTGGTCACGCTGCGGCTGTGGCGGGCCGAGCCCATGGAGGAGTTCGACTACGACGCCTTCAACTCCCAGCGCTTCACCGACGCCATCGTCGAGCGCGAACGCACCGCGGACATCTCCCGTGTGCTGTATCCCAATGACACCACCTACGAGGGCAAGGTCCTGCGGGTGCGCCAGCAGTACTTCTTCTGCTCCGCGTCCCTGCAGGAGATCGTTGGCAACTACGTCACCCACCACGGCGAGGACCTGAGCCGCTTCGCCGAGTTCAACTCCGTCCAGCTCAATGACACCCACCCGGTGCTCGCCATTCCCGAGCTCATGCGCCTGCTGATGGACGAGCACCACCTGGGCTGGGACGAGGCCTGGAGCGTGGTCACCAAGACCTTCGCCTACACCAACCACACGGTGCTGGCCGAGGCCCTGGAGACCTGGGAGATGTCGATCTTCGAGCGCCTGTTCCCGCGCATCACCGAGATCGTCCACGAGATCGACCGCCGCTTCCGCGAGGACATGGCGGAGCGCGGCCTGGACCAGGCCCGCATCGACTACATGGCGCCCCTTGCCGGCGACAAGGTCCGTATGGCCTGGATCGCCTGCTATGCCTCCTACTCCATCAACGGCGTGGCCGCGCTGCACACCGAGATCATCAAGCGCGACACCCTCAAGGAGTGGCACGACGTCTGGCCCGAGCGCTTCAACAACAAGACCAACGGCGTGACCCCGCGCCGCTGGCTGCGGCAGTGCAACCCCCGCCTGTCCGCGCTGCTGGACGAGGTGACCGGCTCCGACGCCTGGGTCAAGGACCTGTCCCTGCTGGCCGAGTACACCGACACCGTCGATGACGCGCTGCTGGACCGGCTGGCCGAGATCAAGCACGCCAACAAGGTGGACTTCGCCGCCTGGGTGGCGGAGCGCGAGGGCATTGAGATCGACCCGGACGCGATCTTCGACGTCCAGATCAAGCGCCTGCACGAATACAAGCGTCAGCTGCTCAACGCGATCTACATCCTGGACCTGTACTTCCGCATGAAGGAGGACCCGTCGCTGCAGGTGCCGCCGCGGGTGTTCATCTTCGGTGCCAAGGCGGCTCCCGGGTACATCCGCGCCAAGGCCATCATCAAGCTGACCAACGCCATTGCCGAGCTGGTCAACAACGACCCGGTGGTCTCCAAGACCCTGAAGGTCGTCTTCATCCACAACTACAACGTCTCCCCCGCTGAGCACATCATCCCGGCCGCCGACGTCTCCGAGCAGATCTCCATGGCCGGGAAGGAGGCCTCCGGCACGTCCAACATGAAGTTCATGATGAACGGCGCCCTGACCCTGGGCACGCTCGACGGCGCCAACGTGGAGATCCTGGACGCCGTCGGGGATGAGAACGCCTACATCTTCGGAGCCACCGAGGATGAGCTGCCCGCCCTGCGCGCCACCTACGACCCGCACGCCACCTACGAGTCCGTGCCCGGTCTCAAGCGGGTGCTCGACGCATTCACCGACGGGACCCTGGATGACAACGGCTCCGGCTGGTTCGCGGACCTGCGCCGCAGCCTCCTGGAGGGTGGCGACGCCGACGTCTACTACGTGCTCGGTGACTTCGCCGCCTACCGCGAGGCGAAGGACGCCATGGCCGCCGACTACGCCGACCTGAGTGCCTGGCAGCGCAAGGCATGGGTGAACATCACCCGCTCCGGCCGGTTCTCCTCCGACCGCACCATCAGCGACTACGCCAAGGTGTGGGGCATCGAGCCGCAGCCGGTCGCCTGA